One window of Desulfarculus baarsii DSM 2075 genomic DNA carries:
- a CDS encoding penicillin acylase family protein, producing MKLGHKKITLRGADGAVEIIRGVGGVPVLEAASTRDMQFGLGWTHAADRQLEALLMRVLLRGRAAECLQGDPALIEIDKFMRLMDFLPQADLEGEMAKLQPQVRAELDSYCAGFNQGLADCGLIWEMRLMGYKPDPWSVADCLLLGKAFGFVGLVDAQMGAQRLLIQMIQNDLPEAKIRELFPYLSEPIDYDLIKKIELSPPLVPEAVKWLAKLPKFQASNNWAVSGRHTASGAAFLCGDPHLEVNRLPAIWQEIVAHLPDDTIIGACIPGAPGPIVGRTSRIAWSATYSFMDMLDFRIEQCQGGKYRRGEQWREFRARQEIIKVKKGQPISFTVYENEHGVLEGDPFAEGHKLVLGWSARHGCGAGEFNGLLNLLRCQDVAQAMACFRELDAATFNFVIADDSGNIGYQMSGRMFQRAPGLSGLLPMPGWEAKHNHQGYVDKHKLPSQYNPAEGFIVTANQDLNHLGTAKPINLPMAPYRANRISQLLRQGRQMGVDYFKAMHFDLHSLQAERFMTLLRPLLPDSQQGRLLADWDLSYQADSLGATAFESVYLAMIRVVFGDGGMGRPVIDYVLTETGAFNDYYGNFDEVIMKADSAWFDGRPREELLRRALEEGLAQPVKPYGQTRQIMLSHLLFGGKLPAWLGFDHGPIALPGGRATIPQGQIFKSAGRLTTFSPSLRFICDMATRQLHSTLAGGPSDRRFGPWYVNGVQDWLAGNYKLLE from the coding sequence ATGAAGCTGGGCCACAAAAAGATCACGTTGCGCGGGGCCGACGGGGCCGTGGAAATCATCAGGGGCGTGGGTGGCGTGCCGGTGCTGGAGGCGGCCTCCACGCGGGACATGCAGTTCGGCCTGGGCTGGACCCACGCCGCCGACCGCCAGTTGGAGGCGCTTTTGATGCGCGTCCTGCTGCGCGGCCGGGCCGCCGAGTGCCTGCAAGGCGATCCGGCGCTGATCGAGATCGACAAGTTCATGCGGCTGATGGACTTTTTGCCCCAGGCCGACCTCGAAGGCGAAATGGCCAAGCTCCAACCCCAGGTCCGCGCCGAGCTGGATTCCTACTGCGCCGGCTTCAACCAGGGCCTGGCCGATTGCGGATTGATCTGGGAAATGCGCCTGATGGGCTACAAGCCCGACCCCTGGAGCGTGGCCGATTGCCTGCTTTTGGGCAAGGCCTTCGGTTTCGTGGGCCTGGTCGACGCCCAGATGGGGGCCCAGCGCCTGTTGATCCAGATGATCCAGAACGACCTGCCCGAGGCCAAGATCCGCGAGTTGTTCCCCTACCTCAGCGAGCCCATCGACTACGACCTGATCAAAAAGATCGAGCTGTCGCCGCCGCTTGTGCCCGAGGCCGTCAAGTGGCTGGCCAAGCTGCCCAAGTTCCAGGCAAGCAACAACTGGGCCGTCAGCGGCCGGCACACCGCCTCGGGCGCGGCCTTTCTGTGCGGCGACCCCCATCTGGAGGTCAACCGCCTGCCGGCCATCTGGCAAGAGATCGTCGCCCATCTGCCCGACGACACGATCATCGGCGCCTGCATCCCCGGCGCGCCGGGGCCGATCGTGGGCCGCACCAGCCGCATCGCCTGGAGCGCCACCTATTCGTTCATGGACATGCTCGATTTTCGCATCGAGCAGTGCCAGGGCGGCAAGTATCGCCGGGGCGAGCAGTGGCGCGAGTTTCGCGCGCGCCAGGAGATCATCAAGGTCAAAAAAGGCCAGCCCATCAGCTTCACGGTTTATGAAAACGAGCACGGCGTGCTGGAGGGCGATCCCTTTGCCGAGGGCCACAAGCTGGTGCTGGGCTGGTCGGCCCGCCACGGCTGCGGCGCGGGCGAGTTCAACGGCCTGCTCAACCTCTTGCGCTGCCAGGACGTGGCCCAGGCCATGGCCTGCTTCCGCGAGCTGGACGCGGCCACCTTCAATTTTGTCATCGCCGACGACTCCGGCAACATCGGCTACCAGATGAGCGGCCGCATGTTCCAGCGCGCCCCCGGCCTCAGCGGCCTGCTGCCCATGCCCGGCTGGGAGGCCAAACACAACCACCAGGGCTACGTGGACAAGCACAAGCTGCCCAGCCAATACAACCCGGCCGAGGGCTTCATCGTCACCGCCAACCAAGACCTCAACCACCTGGGCACGGCCAAGCCCATCAACCTGCCCATGGCCCCCTACCGGGCCAACCGCATCAGCCAGCTCTTGCGCCAGGGCCGCCAGATGGGCGTGGATTATTTCAAGGCCATGCACTTCGACCTGCATTCGTTGCAGGCCGAGCGCTTCATGACCCTGCTGCGGCCGTTGTTGCCCGATAGCCAACAGGGCCGCCTCCTGGCCGATTGGGATCTGTCCTACCAGGCCGACTCGCTGGGGGCCACGGCCTTCGAGTCGGTCTATCTGGCGATGATCCGCGTCGTTTTCGGCGATGGCGGCATGGGCCGGCCGGTCATCGACTACGTTTTGACCGAGACCGGCGCGTTCAACGACTACTACGGCAACTTTGACGAGGTGATCATGAAGGCCGACTCGGCCTGGTTCGACGGCCGGCCGCGCGAGGAGCTGCTGCGCCGGGCCCTGGAGGAAGGCCTGGCCCAGCCGGTCAAGCCCTATGGCCAGACCCGCCAGATCATGCTGAGCCATCTGCTCTTTGGCGGCAAGTTGCCGGCCTGGCTGGGCTTCGACCATGGGCCCATCGCCCTGCCCGGCGGTCGGGCCACCATCCCCCAGGGCCAGATCTTCAAAAGCGCCGGCCGCCTGACCACCTTCAGCCCGTCGCTGCGCTTCATCTGCGACATGGCCACCCGCCAGTTGCACTCGACCCTGGCCGGCGGCCCCAGCGACCGGCGCTTTGGCCCGTGGTACGTCAACGGCGTGCAAGACTGGCTGGCCGGCAACTACAAGCTGCTGGAATGA
- a CDS encoding TetR/AcrR family transcriptional regulator C-terminal domain-containing protein produces MADNDIRLKIIEAASEIYERKGRQATVEEIAAAAGVSVPVTTHHLRKPSDIMLVIMEHLQAKFAEGVSANTAADATSEQKLRQAVAQFYTVVDQQRAKVLLVYRESRTLDAAGRKRIMQLELECVEVFRRILEEGVAQGAFRTMDTGLVAYDIVIMGHMWSLKSWHFKKIGRRFDDFLARQQEAVVAMVKR; encoded by the coding sequence ATGGCAGACAACGACATTCGCCTGAAGATCATCGAGGCGGCGTCCGAGATTTACGAGCGCAAGGGCCGCCAGGCCACGGTGGAGGAGATCGCCGCCGCCGCCGGCGTCAGCGTGCCGGTGACCACCCATCACTTGCGCAAGCCCTCCGACATCATGCTGGTGATCATGGAGCACCTGCAGGCCAAGTTCGCCGAGGGCGTCTCGGCCAACACCGCCGCCGACGCCACGTCCGAACAGAAGCTGCGCCAGGCGGTGGCCCAGTTTTACACCGTCGTCGACCAGCAGCGGGCCAAGGTGCTCTTGGTCTACCGCGAGTCGCGCACCCTCGACGCCGCCGGCCGCAAGCGCATCATGCAACTGGAGTTGGAGTGCGTGGAGGTCTTTCGCCGCATCCTCGAGGAGGGCGTGGCCCAGGGCGCTTTCCGCACCATGGACACCGGGCTGGTGGCCTACGACATCGTCATCATGGGCCACATGTGGTCGCTCAAAAGCTGGCACTTCAAGAAAATCGGCCGGCGTTTCGACGACTTCCTGGCCCGCCAGCAGGAGGCCGTGGTGGCCATGGTGAAACGATGA
- a CDS encoding enoyl-CoA hydratase/isomerase family protein → MAKTHWRKEGKVAVLTMDDGPNKQDLDFARRMLACLQEIMADAEVSSLVLTSADAKNFSQGVNVEWLLERQQAGDAQTIKQFMYSMNELFKSLLLLPIPSIAVIGGHAYGNGSILACGCDFRFMRADRGYFCFPEINVGIPFLPSMIKYVSRVMPNAYFNELLLSGRPVGGVELEKMGVVTKAIADPELLLSQAIAYAATFEKKRGIFAEMKKRMHAEIIQAMETEDVKHIEALFLMVLD, encoded by the coding sequence ATGGCCAAAACCCATTGGCGCAAAGAGGGCAAGGTCGCCGTGTTGACCATGGACGATGGGCCCAACAAGCAAGACCTTGATTTCGCCCGACGCATGCTGGCCTGCCTGCAAGAGATCATGGCCGACGCCGAAGTCTCGTCGCTGGTGCTGACCTCGGCCGACGCCAAGAATTTTTCGCAGGGCGTCAACGTTGAATGGCTGCTGGAGCGCCAGCAGGCCGGCGACGCCCAGACGATAAAGCAGTTCATGTATTCCATGAACGAACTATTCAAGTCGCTGCTTTTGCTGCCAATCCCATCGATAGCCGTGATCGGCGGCCACGCCTACGGCAACGGCTCGATTTTGGCCTGCGGCTGCGATTTTCGCTTCATGCGCGCCGACCGGGGCTATTTCTGCTTTCCCGAGATCAACGTGGGCATCCCGTTTTTGCCCAGCATGATCAAGTACGTCAGCCGTGTCATGCCCAACGCCTATTTCAACGAGCTGCTGCTCAGCGGCCGACCGGTGGGCGGCGTCGAGCTGGAAAAGATGGGCGTGGTGACCAAGGCCATCGCCGACCCGGAGCTTTTGCTGAGCCAGGCCATCGCCTACGCCGCCACCTTCGAGAAAAAACGCGGCATCTTCGCCGAGATGAAAAAACGCATGCACGCCGAGATCATCCAGGCCATGGAAACCGAGGACGTCAAGCATATCGAGGCGTTGTTCCTGATGGTTTTGGACTGA
- a CDS encoding lysophospholipid acyltransferase family protein, with the protein MPLFLKKALQATGFVLSTSVLGLLSMITGLFWPRGARWFARAWGKGLCGMAGFRLRVSGLENLPRDGGGFVVASNHQSAADIAVVLAGLPGDVCWVTKASLLKVPFIGWHLRMVHIPVSRAKAGNTAKLLQAGAQKIRDGAMVVIFPEGTRNRAPEHLLPFRKGAFLLAEAAGRPIVPVAISGSADLMKPGALLPESGVIDLRIGPPVDPTIFAPGDLEGLAQATRRAVQELLGHPPDERFDDQRQVASAAG; encoded by the coding sequence ATGCCACTTTTTCTCAAGAAGGCGTTGCAAGCCACGGGCTTCGTGCTCAGCACGTCCGTGCTGGGCCTTTTGTCGATGATCACCGGGTTGTTCTGGCCGCGGGGGGCCCGTTGGTTCGCCCGGGCCTGGGGCAAGGGCCTGTGCGGGATGGCCGGCTTCAGGCTGCGCGTCAGCGGCCTGGAAAACCTGCCCCGCGACGGCGGCGGCTTCGTGGTGGCCTCCAACCATCAATCGGCGGCCGACATCGCCGTGGTGCTGGCCGGGCTGCCCGGCGACGTCTGCTGGGTGACCAAGGCCTCGCTGCTGAAGGTTCCCTTCATCGGCTGGCACCTGCGCATGGTGCACATCCCGGTTTCGCGGGCCAAGGCCGGCAACACGGCCAAGCTTTTGCAGGCCGGCGCGCAAAAAATCCGCGACGGGGCCATGGTGGTGATTTTCCCCGAGGGTACGCGCAACCGCGCCCCCGAGCATCTGCTGCCCTTCCGCAAGGGCGCGTTTTTGCTGGCCGAGGCCGCCGGCCGGCCCATCGTGCCGGTGGCCATCAGCGGCTCGGCCGACCTGATGAAGCCCGGCGCGCTGCTGCCCGAAAGTGGCGTCATCGATTTGCGCATCGGCCCGCCCGTCGACCCGACGATCTTCGCCCCCGGCGATCTGGAAGGCCTGGCCCAAGCCACCCGGCGGGCCGTGCAGGAGCTTTTGGGCCACCCGCCCGACGAGCGGTTCGACGACCAGCGCCAAGTCGCCTCCGCCGCCGGCTAG
- a CDS encoding universal stress protein has translation MKPAQPFSHIMVCTDFSPGAARAVAVGAQQARLDGARLSLVHVVAPGAPVLPQMAAKSARVLDNHEVAHLCHQHMENCYGPDLSGLPVKMVLRRGHPVVEIVAQLEQDPADLLVVGSQGLSGMGLILFGSVAERLARRAACATLIAR, from the coding sequence ATGAAGCCGGCCCAGCCCTTCAGCCACATCATGGTCTGCACCGATTTTTCGCCGGGCGCGGCCAGGGCCGTGGCCGTGGGGGCCCAGCAGGCCCGCCTGGACGGCGCGCGCCTGAGCCTGGTCCACGTGGTGGCCCCCGGCGCGCCGGTGCTGCCCCAGATGGCCGCCAAGAGCGCCAGGGTCTTGGACAACCACGAGGTCGCCCACCTCTGCCACCAGCACATGGAAAACTGCTATGGCCCCGATCTGAGCGGCCTGCCGGTGAAGATGGTCCTGCGGCGAGGGCATCCGGTGGTGGAGATCGTGGCCCAACTGGAGCAAGACCCGGCCGACCTGCTGGTGGTCGGCTCCCAGGGCCTCAGCGGCATGGGCCTGATCTTGTTCGGCTCGGTGGCCGAGCGCCTGGCTCGGCGGGCCGCCTGCGCCACGCTGATCGCCCGTTAG
- a CDS encoding ATP-binding protein → MQSIKSASVRIWAALGHGWPNEPNQLQDLTWWRRRMVEAILLFAVACGLIAYLPGVYLALREDLWSVAAVDTAAYAALIYIWRSQLIDWRIKAGLLLFVSFALGAVLLVAVGFYGAGYLWLLGFCVFAGLIWGLRAAALSFALNLAAMALLGYLLHLGLLDWAKPVENALAKWVVIATSFLFLSAVLSASLSVLFKGLQTSLFQAVEARGGLERSNAMLRQEVMARERTAADLQASEERYRELIESISDCILTHDQNGVLLSINSLAASSLGYRPEQLVGRPIADFLPPTYRERFANHYMAQINKVGQAMGVMEIQASDGQTRYLEYRTALVRPPEGAPYVSGLARDITRRVEADRQVRRLQEQLAQARKMEALGTLAGGIAHDFNNILAAIMGYAEICQAAVADGQGQENDQRLELIIKAAERARDLIRQILTFSRPKGKDMRPTRLGPLIEEVLGLFRGGLPASIALKADLAAGQAVVVCDPTQIQQLLMNLCANAMHAMEQRGGEIRVGLEVVDLSAGQDGLTPGRYARLSVSDDGDGIPKAIADRVFDPFFTTKAEGKGTGMGLAVAHGIVAAHNGRIGFESAPGAGATFRVLLPLAAEGPTVEADRPARPADETPLGGSERVLFVDDEKPLVDIALSALGRLGYQVRGFSDPALALAEFQRDPTAFDVVISDQTMPGMSGLQLIQALRDQRPGLPAILCTGYGDIDAAEAASQARPDILLQKPLGRNQLARALRQALAQG, encoded by the coding sequence ATGCAGAGCATCAAATCGGCCTCGGTCCGCATCTGGGCGGCACTGGGCCACGGCTGGCCCAACGAGCCCAACCAGCTCCAGGATCTGACCTGGTGGCGACGGCGCATGGTCGAGGCCATTTTGCTCTTTGCCGTGGCCTGCGGTTTGATAGCCTATCTGCCCGGCGTCTACCTGGCCCTGCGCGAGGATCTGTGGTCGGTGGCGGCGGTGGACACGGCGGCCTACGCGGCGCTGATTTATATTTGGCGCAGCCAATTGATCGATTGGCGCATCAAGGCTGGGCTATTGCTTTTCGTGTCCTTCGCCCTGGGCGCGGTGTTGCTGGTGGCGGTGGGCTTTTACGGGGCGGGCTACCTGTGGCTGCTGGGCTTCTGCGTCTTCGCGGGGTTGATCTGGGGCCTGCGGGCGGCGGCGCTGAGTTTTGCCCTTAACCTGGCGGCCATGGCCCTGCTGGGCTACCTGCTGCACCTGGGCCTGCTGGACTGGGCCAAGCCGGTGGAAAACGCCCTGGCCAAATGGGTGGTCATCGCCACCAGCTTCCTGTTTCTTTCGGCGGTGCTCAGCGCCAGCCTGTCGGTGCTGTTCAAGGGCCTGCAGACATCGTTGTTCCAGGCCGTGGAGGCCCGCGGCGGGCTGGAGCGCTCCAACGCGATGCTACGCCAGGAGGTCATGGCCCGCGAGCGAACCGCCGCCGACCTGCAGGCCTCGGAAGAACGCTACCGCGAGTTGATCGAGAGCATCAGCGACTGCATCCTGACTCACGACCAAAACGGCGTGCTGCTTTCGATCAACTCCCTGGCCGCCAGTTCCCTGGGCTATCGGCCCGAGCAGTTGGTGGGCCGGCCCATCGCCGATTTCCTGCCGCCGACCTATCGCGAGCGTTTCGCCAACCACTACATGGCCCAGATCAACAAGGTCGGCCAGGCCATGGGCGTCATGGAGATCCAGGCCAGCGACGGCCAGACGCGCTATCTGGAGTATCGCACCGCCCTGGTGCGGCCGCCCGAGGGTGCGCCCTACGTCAGCGGCCTGGCCCGCGACATCACCCGCCGCGTGGAGGCCGACCGCCAGGTGCGCCGCCTACAGGAGCAACTGGCCCAGGCCCGCAAGATGGAGGCCCTGGGCACGCTGGCCGGCGGCATCGCCCACGATTTCAACAATATCCTGGCGGCGATCATGGGTTACGCCGAGATCTGCCAGGCCGCCGTGGCCGACGGCCAGGGCCAGGAAAACGACCAGCGCCTGGAGCTGATCATCAAAGCCGCCGAACGGGCCCGCGACCTGATCCGCCAGATCCTGACCTTCAGCCGGCCCAAGGGCAAGGACATGCGGCCCACCCGCCTTGGCCCGTTGATCGAGGAGGTGCTGGGCCTGTTCAGAGGCGGCCTGCCGGCCAGCATCGCCCTGAAAGCCGACCTGGCCGCCGGCCAGGCCGTGGTCGTCTGCGATCCGACCCAGATCCAGCAATTGCTGATGAACCTTTGCGCCAACGCCATGCACGCCATGGAGCAGCGCGGCGGCGAAATCCGCGTTGGCCTGGAGGTGGTGGACCTGAGCGCCGGCCAGGACGGCCTGACGCCCGGCCGTTACGCCCGCCTGAGCGTCTCCGACGACGGCGACGGCATCCCCAAGGCCATCGCCGACCGCGTTTTCGACCCCTTTTTCACCACAAAGGCCGAGGGCAAGGGCACGGGCATGGGCCTGGCCGTGGCCCACGGCATCGTCGCCGCCCACAACGGACGCATCGGCTTCGAGAGCGCCCCTGGCGCGGGCGCGACCTTCCGTGTCCTGCTGCCCCTGGCCGCCGAGGGGCCCACCGTCGAGGCCGACCGACCGGCCCGGCCCGCCGACGAAACGCCCCTGGGCGGCTCGGAGCGGGTGTTGTTCGTCGACGACGAAAAACCCCTGGTCGACATCGCCCTCAGCGCCCTGGGCCGCCTGGGCTACCAGGTGCGCGGCTTCAGCGACCCGGCCCTGGCCCTGGCCGAGTTCCAGCGCGACCCCACGGCCTTTGACGTGGTGATCAGCGATCAGACCATGCCCGGCATGAGCGGCCTGCAACTGATCCAGGCCCTGCGCGATCAGCGGCCAGGCCTGCCGGCCATCCTCTGCACCGGTTACGGCGACATCGACGCCGCCGAGGCCGCCTCCCAGGCCCGGCCCGACATCCTGCTGCAAAAGCCCCTGGGGCGCAACCAACTGGCCCGGGCCCTGCGTCAAGCCCTGGCCCAGGGCTAG
- a CDS encoding PAS domain-containing hybrid sensor histidine kinase/response regulator: protein MDQSQEALAEQLRLAKEKIAELERRLGQEESLFRQAVDQSPLGFWQCQASGLKDALAALWPGSEEGLRQRLRQEPAALDGLLAACRLAHVNETGLRLFQSPSKKDFARNFKQLLSVHSREALIESLAAMAAGRANMLLETSVHDRMGQKRHISLFWTIPAAHAHDWSRLMITVADQTTRKAAEEALRESERRYRVLFHESPNVMWLVDPADGAIIDVNQAACDFYGYRRQELLTMRVGQINTMGDQSLNAAMSDAVLGGQKRFEFRHRLANGQIRDVEVYAGPITLDHRRLIYSTVYDITANKQALEALKKAENDYRGIYENSQAGIMRSSPDGRLLAANPAMARIFGYPDAQTMVAEVVDTARQLHADPAQRPLLLERLERDGQVRDYLLRARRRDGSLVWCSVNMRAVRENDGRLKVIEGFVEDVSESVEAKEALARSEALYRAIVDNSLSAIYIFQDDVMVFVNRAFCQMLGAAEPSQALGHPFWKYIHPADRQWVANRARRRAEGEDMPPHYGFRCVRLDGSVIWVDMQAVRIEYQGRPAVLGNLIDITERKLLNEKLAQAQKMEAVGTLASGIAHDFNNILQTIGSYVQVGAENCAPGPDNDGWLGQIDRAVERAADLINRLLAFSRNIQPQLRPVNLNDEVTQTLRILERTLPKMIRLETNLDPDLPLINGDAIQLEQVIVNLAANARDAMPDGGRLKIKTAAVELGKEFCATRPGLRPGPHVMLSVRDSGPGMDQAILEQAFDPFFSTKEIGQGVGLGLSQVYGTIKNHHGHIECESAPGQGARFAIYLPTLIDAPLEASPAPRPALEPPAGHNETVLLVDDEKAILEVGRHILDENGYAVLCAESGERALELLAANPHVALVVLDLGMPGMGGRKCLEEIKKGRPDQRVIVASGYSDDGNRQQALAAGAAAFLPKPYRLPELLRLARQVLDG, encoded by the coding sequence ATGGACCAATCGCAAGAGGCATTGGCCGAACAACTGCGCCTGGCCAAAGAGAAAATAGCCGAGTTGGAGCGCCGCCTGGGCCAGGAGGAATCGCTTTTCCGCCAGGCCGTGGATCAGTCGCCCCTGGGCTTTTGGCAATGCCAGGCCAGCGGGCTCAAGGACGCGCTGGCCGCGCTGTGGCCCGGCTCCGAAGAGGGCCTGCGTCAACGCCTGCGCCAAGAGCCCGCCGCGCTGGACGGCCTGCTGGCCGCCTGTCGGCTGGCCCATGTCAACGAAACGGGCCTGCGCCTTTTTCAATCGCCCAGCAAAAAAGATTTCGCCCGCAACTTCAAACAGCTACTCAGCGTCCACTCCCGCGAGGCCCTGATCGAATCCCTGGCGGCCATGGCCGCCGGCCGGGCCAACATGCTGCTGGAGACCAGCGTCCACGATCGCATGGGCCAAAAACGCCACATCTCGCTGTTCTGGACCATCCCCGCCGCCCACGCCCACGACTGGTCGCGCCTGATGATCACCGTCGCCGACCAGACCACGCGCAAGGCCGCCGAGGAGGCCCTGCGCGAAAGCGAGCGCCGCTACCGCGTCTTGTTCCATGAAAGCCCCAACGTCATGTGGCTGGTGGACCCGGCCGACGGCGCGATCATCGACGTCAACCAGGCGGCCTGCGATTTCTACGGCTACCGCCGCCAGGAACTGCTGACCATGCGCGTCGGCCAGATCAACACCATGGGCGACCAAAGCCTGAACGCGGCCATGAGCGACGCCGTGCTGGGCGGCCAGAAGCGCTTCGAGTTTCGCCATCGCCTGGCCAACGGCCAAATCCGCGACGTGGAGGTCTACGCCGGGCCGATCACCCTCGATCATCGCCGGCTGATCTACTCCACCGTCTACGACATCACCGCCAACAAGCAGGCCCTGGAGGCCCTCAAAAAGGCCGAAAACGACTATCGCGGCATCTACGAAAACTCCCAGGCCGGCATCATGCGCTCCTCGCCCGACGGTCGCCTGCTGGCCGCCAACCCGGCCATGGCCCGCATCTTCGGCTACCCCGACGCCCAGACCATGGTCGCCGAAGTCGTCGACACCGCTCGCCAGCTCCACGCCGACCCGGCCCAGCGCCCGCTGTTGCTGGAGCGGCTGGAGCGCGACGGCCAGGTGCGCGATTATCTATTGCGCGCCCGCCGCCGCGACGGTTCCTTGGTCTGGTGCAGCGTCAACATGCGGGCCGTGCGCGAAAATGACGGCCGCCTGAAGGTCATCGAGGGCTTTGTCGAGGACGTCAGCGAAAGCGTCGAGGCCAAGGAGGCCCTGGCGCGCAGCGAGGCCCTCTACCGGGCCATCGTCGACAACTCGCTGTCGGCCATCTACATTTTTCAAGACGACGTCATGGTTTTCGTCAACCGCGCCTTTTGCCAGATGCTGGGCGCGGCCGAGCCCAGCCAGGCCCTGGGCCATCCGTTCTGGAAGTATATCCACCCCGCCGACCGCCAGTGGGTGGCCAACCGCGCCCGCCGCCGCGCCGAAGGCGAGGACATGCCGCCCCATTACGGTTTCCGTTGCGTGCGCCTGGACGGCTCGGTGATCTGGGTGGACATGCAGGCGGTGCGCATCGAGTATCAGGGCCGGCCGGCCGTGCTGGGCAACCTCATCGACATCACCGAACGCAAGCTGCTCAACGAAAAACTGGCCCAGGCCCAAAAGATGGAGGCCGTGGGCACCCTGGCCAGCGGCATCGCCCACGATTTCAACAATATTTTGCAAACCATCGGCAGCTACGTGCAGGTGGGCGCCGAAAATTGCGCCCCCGGCCCGGACAACGACGGCTGGCTCGGCCAGATCGACAGGGCCGTCGAGCGCGCCGCCGACCTGATCAACCGTCTGCTGGCCTTCAGCCGCAACATCCAGCCCCAGCTCCGGCCGGTCAACCTCAACGACGAAGTGACCCAGACCCTGCGCATCCTCGAACGCACCCTGCCCAAAATGATCCGCCTGGAAACGAACCTGGACCCCGACTTGCCCCTGATCAACGGCGACGCCATCCAGTTGGAGCAAGTCATCGTCAACCTGGCCGCCAACGCCCGCGACGCCATGCCCGACGGCGGCCGCCTGAAAATCAAGACCGCCGCCGTCGAGTTGGGCAAGGAATTCTGCGCCACCCGGCCGGGCCTGCGGCCCGGGCCCCACGTCATGCTCAGCGTCCGCGACAGCGGCCCCGGCATGGATCAAGCCATCCTCGAACAGGCCTTCGACCCCTTTTTCAGCACCAAGGAGATTGGCCAGGGCGTGGGGCTGGGCCTTTCGCAGGTCTACGGCACGATCAAAAACCACCACGGCCATATCGAGTGCGAAAGCGCCCCCGGCCAGGGCGCGCGGTTTGCGATCTACCTGCCGACCCTGATCGACGCCCCGCTGGAGGCCTCCCCGGCCCCGCGGCCGGCGCTCGAACCACCGGCCGGCCACAACGAAACGGTGCTCCTGGTCGACGACGAAAAGGCCATCCTGGAGGTGGGCCGGCACATCCTCGACGAAAACGGCTACGCCGTGCTCTGCGCCGAAAGTGGCGAGCGGGCCCTGGAGTTGCTGGCGGCCAACCCCCACGTGGCGCTGGTGGTGCTGGATCTGGGCATGCCGGGCATGGGCGGGCGCAAGTGCCTGGAAGAGATCAAAAAAGGCCGGCCCGACCAGCGGGTGATCGTGGCCAGCGGCTACTCCGACGACGGCAACCGCCAGCAGGCCCTGGCCGCCGGGGCCGCGGCCTTTCTGCCCAAGCCCTACCGCCTGCCCGAGTTGCTCAGACTGGCCCGCCAGGTGCTCGACGGCTAG
- the ald gene encoding alanine dehydrogenase, producing the protein MIVGVLKEIKKQENRVAMTPAGVEVLAANGHQVLAQAAAGAGSGVADEAYAKAGAEIVQTPEEIHARAEMIMHVKEPQVAELPLIRPGQIIFTYLHLAADEALTRALMKSQAVCIAYETIQTACGALPLLTPMSEVAGRMSIQQGAKYLEMTHGGHGVLLGSVPGVDPGEVLIIGGGVVGANAAKMACGLGAKVYVLDTNLERLRHLSEVMPANCFPLMATPALIRKLIREADVVVGAVLVTGAKAPKLITRDMLPTMKKGAVLVDVAIDQGGCFETSRPTSHDAPTYVVDGVVHYCVTNMPGALPRTSTLALTNATLPYALAIANLGWREAMRQRPDIALGANVVHGRVTCRGVAEAFGLAFTPLEELLDRPGVAA; encoded by the coding sequence ATGATCGTGGGCGTTTTGAAGGAAATCAAAAAGCAGGAAAACAGGGTGGCCATGACCCCGGCGGGCGTGGAGGTGCTGGCGGCCAACGGGCACCAGGTGCTGGCGCAGGCCGCGGCCGGGGCGGGCAGCGGCGTGGCCGACGAGGCCTACGCCAAGGCCGGCGCGGAGATCGTCCAGACGCCCGAGGAGATCCACGCCCGGGCCGAGATGATCATGCACGTCAAGGAACCGCAGGTCGCCGAACTGCCGCTGATCCGTCCGGGCCAGATAATTTTCACCTATCTGCACCTGGCCGCCGACGAGGCCCTGACCAGGGCGCTGATGAAAAGTCAGGCGGTGTGCATCGCCTACGAGACGATCCAGACCGCCTGCGGGGCGCTGCCGTTGCTGACGCCCATGAGCGAGGTGGCCGGCCGCATGTCCATCCAGCAGGGGGCCAAATACCTGGAGATGACCCACGGCGGCCACGGCGTGCTGCTGGGCAGCGTGCCCGGCGTGGACCCCGGCGAAGTGCTGATCATCGGCGGCGGCGTGGTGGGGGCCAACGCGGCCAAGATGGCCTGCGGGCTGGGGGCCAAGGTCTACGTGCTCGACACCAACCTGGAGCGCCTGCGCCACCTCAGCGAGGTGATGCCGGCCAATTGCTTTCCGCTGATGGCCACGCCGGCGCTGATCCGCAAGCTCATCCGCGAGGCCGACGTGGTGGTTGGGGCGGTGCTGGTCACCGGGGCCAAGGCGCCCAAATTGATCACCCGCGACATGCTGCCGACCATGAAAAAAGGCGCGGTGCTGGTGGACGTGGCCATCGACCAGGGCGGTTGTTTCGAGACCTCGCGGCCCACCAGCCACGACGCGCCGACCTACGTCGTCGACGGCGTGGTGCACTACTGCGTGACCAACATGCCCGGCGCGTTGCCGCGCACCTCTACCCTGGCCCTGACCAACGCCACCCTGCCCTACGCCCTGGCCATCGCCAACCTGGGCTGGCGCGAGGCCATGCGCCAGCGGCCGGACATCGCCCTGGGGGCCAACGTGGTCCACGGCCGCGTGACCTGCCGGGGCGTGGCCGAGGCCTTTGGCCTGGCCTTCACGCCCCTGGAGGAGCTGCTGGACCGGCCCGGCGTGGCGGCCTGA